The Candidatus Methylomirabilota bacterium genomic sequence TCTCCATAATAATGCATTTATCCAGAGTCGACTAGCAGAATGGAAAAACCCAACGGCTAGCCCGCATTATTCACGAACGGAGTGTCTTTGTGAATAATGCGCCTGCAGGTGCGGGCTCGGCCGCACCGGCAGGTTTCGACAGGCCGCTCCCGCGGGCCGCTCAAGACTAGCCCTGAGCGACGCCCCGCAAACACGGGGCGGAGTCGAAGCCCAGAGGGCAGATTATTCAATTTTATGTGAATAATCCGGGCCAGCTTTGTCGGTTATGCATAGGGTGGAGAACAGGGACACGGTTTGATTTAATCTGCGGCAACCTGCATCGCTACGTACGTTCAGCTCCTCTGGGTTGGCTTTATGCATTACGACATGATGGATATGGCTGAGGGAAATCTCGAGAAAGAAAGACGGTCGAATACATCTTGTCAATCCCCAGCAACGGCACCTAAATCGACCGGCGTGATCTTCGCATGTGTGCGCTCCCAGCGACTGGACCGGCAGCGCCTCTGTAGGAGGACCATCCGGGCGATCCAGTCCAAGAGAAACGCCCACCAGATATAGGCCACACTCAGGCCCCACCATGCGGCGGCAGCAGCCAGGGGAACCCGGACCCCCCAGATTCCGAGGACCGTCACCCTCAGGATATACGCGGTATCCCCTGCCCCCCGGAGGGCCCCTTGAAGTACCAACGTGACCGCGAGGGGGATCTGACTGACCGCGGCTATCCGGAGGAAGATTATCCCTAGGCGGATCACCTCTTGATCGGCCGTGAACAGACGGAGGAGGGGCTCTGGGAAGAGGAAGAAAAGGACCCCCATCCCACTCATGAAGAGCATGCCCAGGCGGTTAGCCTCCGCCATCCCCTGGCGGGCCCGGAGGATGTCCCCTGATCCCACGCTCTGTCCGACCACCGTCGCTGCAGCCACCCCGATCGCCAACCCCGGCATAAACGAGAGGGCCTCGATACTCACCCCTAACTGGTGCGTGGCAAAAGCCACGGTGCCGTACAGGAGAAGGATCTTGAAATAGACCACCTGGCCTGCCTGCCACAATATGCGGTCAATCGCCACGGGCCAGCCCACCCGTACGATAGGACGGATACAGGCAGTATCCCAGCTTCCCTTGGTCAGATACCCCCTGGCCCAACCCTGCCACCAGAGGAGCACGACTCCGACAACCTCTGAGGATGCGACCGCGATGGCCGCCCCCTGAACGCCGAGGGCGGGAAGACCGAGGTACCCGTAGATCAAGGGAACGGCCAGGCTGACGTGGATGAGGTTCAGGATCACAAAAATCCACATCGGTGTCCGGGTGTCACCGGCCCCGTGCATCGTGGAGGTCAGGACATGGACTAAGGCGGTAGCGGGAAAGGCGAGAAATACCCATTGGCAGTACTCGCCGACTAGGATCTGCACTGCGACCGAAGCTCCGAGAAGGCTGGCCGCATCTGGCGCCAGCAAGATCCCCGCCACGGCCAGGGGGATCGTCAAGACCAGCGTCACAAGAAGACCATGAACCGCTACGCGTCCGGCCTCCGCCCGCCGGTCCGCCCCCCACCGCTGAGCCACTGCGACCATCGTTCCGGTGCTCACCGCCCACACGACGGTCATCGTGAGAAAGACCATCAGCTGACCGAGTCCAACTGCCGCAACAGCCGGAGCGCCGAGTCCGCCCACCAGGAAGATATCCACCGCTGTGGTCATCCGGTGGAGGAGGTTCGAAA encodes the following:
- a CDS encoding MATE family efflux transporter gives rise to the protein MVEYARSGIRALKQEKDIDRAGIRREVFRLALPVAVSNLLHRMTTAVDIFLVGGLGAPAVAAVGLGQLMVFLTMTVVWAVSTGTMVAVAQRWGADRRAEAGRVAVHGLLVTLVLTIPLAVAGILLAPDAASLLGASVAVQILVGEYCQWVFLAFPATALVHVLTSTMHGAGDTRTPMWIFVILNLIHVSLAVPLIYGYLGLPALGVQGAAIAVASSEVVGVVLLWWQGWARGYLTKGSWDTACIRPIVRVGWPVAIDRILWQAGQVVYFKILLLYGTVAFATHQLGVSIEALSFMPGLAIGVAAATVVGQSVGSGDILRARQGMAEANRLGMLFMSGMGVLFFLFPEPLLRLFTADQEVIRLGIIFLRIAAVSQIPLAVTLVLQGALRGAGDTAYILRVTVLGIWGVRVPLAAAAAWWGLSVAYIWWAFLLDWIARMVLLQRRCRSSRWERTHAKITPVDLGAVAGD